A genomic segment from Sorangium aterium encodes:
- the nirD gene encoding nitrite reductase small subunit NirD, translating into MSELHTSEAPRSETMTQGWIDVCGVEDIIPNTGVCALVGKRQIALVRVGEGEEVYAISNFDPFSKAFVLSRGIVGDKGGVPKIASPIYKQSFDLRSGQCLDDPGVSIPVYPIRVRAGRVEIQAAAEPLAAAS; encoded by the coding sequence ATGAGCGAGCTGCACACTTCGGAAGCGCCTCGGAGCGAGACCATGACCCAGGGGTGGATCGACGTCTGCGGGGTAGAGGACATCATCCCGAACACGGGGGTCTGCGCGCTCGTCGGGAAGCGCCAGATCGCGCTCGTCCGGGTCGGCGAGGGCGAGGAGGTCTACGCCATCAGCAACTTCGACCCGTTCAGCAAGGCGTTCGTCCTCTCCCGCGGCATCGTCGGGGACAAGGGGGGCGTCCCCAAGATCGCCTCGCCGATCTACAAGCAGAGCTTCGATCTGCGGTCGGGTCAGTGCCTCGACGACCCGGGCGTGAGCATCCCCGTGTATCCGATCCGGGTCCGGGCCGGACGCGTCGAGATCCAGGCCGCGGCGGAGCCGCTCGCGGCGGCGAGCTGA
- the nirB gene encoding nitrite reductase large subunit NirB has protein sequence MSKKKDLLVIGNGMVGHKFIENMVLGGFLREWNITTFCEEPRLAYDRVNLSAFFNGKSAEDLSMVKPGLYEEAGIQVHLNDKAVSIDRRKKAVTSAKGKTVYYDKLILATGSYPFVPPIKGKDAKGCFVYRTIDDLEAMDAYAKVAKVGTVIGGGLLGLEAANALKNMGLQVHVVEFAPRLMALQVDDAGGAILRAKIESLGVNVHTSKSTTEIVAEHGRVARMVFADQSELSTDMIVFSAGIRPRDELARACELALGNRGGVAINERCQTSDPDIYAIGECASYNSQLYGLVAPGYHMAKVAVDAITGGKETFGGFDMSTKLKLMGVDVASFGDAFATQQGARVLSFMNATSNVYKKLVVSSDGKLLLGGILVGDAANYGQLLQLVQNKIVLPPHPEDLIVTARDGAKPAGLGVDALPDTAMICSCLNVTKKAICSAICDDKHVTVAGIKGHTKAGTGCGSCTTLISDILKKELKKAGVAVNNYICEHFNHSRQELYHLVRIHQIKTFDDLVARHGQGKGCEICKPAVASILASTWNEHILNKKHLPLQDTNDRYLANVQRDGTYSVVPRVAGGEITPDQLIALGVVAKKYNLYSKITGGQRVDLFGARLEQLPDIWRELIAAGFESGHAYGKALRTVKSCVGSTWCRYGVQDSVGFAVAVENRYKGLRSPHKLKSAVSGCARECAEAQGKDFGIIATEKGYNLYLCGNGGMKPQHAQLFASDLDEATLIKYLDRFLMFYIRTADRLQRTSVWFNNLEGGMDYLRQVIIEDSLGICDELEKEMAHLIATYECEWKAAVNDPEKLKQFRQFVNVGERDRSIVFVSERAQHRPAAWQEKSNLVEEMI, from the coding sequence ATGAGCAAGAAGAAGGACCTCCTCGTCATCGGCAACGGCATGGTCGGGCACAAGTTCATCGAGAACATGGTTCTCGGCGGCTTCCTGCGCGAGTGGAACATCACGACCTTCTGCGAGGAGCCGCGGCTCGCCTACGACCGGGTGAACCTGTCTGCCTTCTTCAACGGCAAATCGGCCGAGGATCTGTCGATGGTCAAGCCCGGCCTCTACGAGGAGGCGGGCATTCAGGTCCACCTCAACGACAAGGCCGTCTCGATCGATCGGCGGAAGAAGGCCGTCACGTCGGCGAAGGGGAAGACGGTCTATTACGACAAGCTCATCCTCGCCACCGGCTCGTATCCGTTCGTCCCGCCGATCAAGGGCAAAGACGCGAAGGGCTGCTTCGTCTACCGCACGATCGACGACCTCGAGGCGATGGACGCCTACGCCAAGGTCGCGAAGGTCGGCACGGTCATCGGCGGCGGCCTGCTCGGGCTGGAGGCGGCCAACGCGCTCAAGAACATGGGCCTCCAGGTCCACGTCGTGGAGTTCGCGCCGCGCCTGATGGCCCTCCAGGTCGACGACGCCGGCGGCGCGATCCTCCGGGCCAAGATCGAGTCGCTCGGCGTGAACGTGCACACGAGCAAGTCGACGACGGAGATCGTCGCGGAGCACGGCCGCGTGGCGAGGATGGTCTTCGCCGACCAGAGCGAGCTCTCGACCGACATGATCGTCTTCTCGGCCGGCATCCGCCCGAGGGACGAGCTCGCGAGGGCGTGCGAGCTCGCGCTCGGGAACCGCGGCGGCGTCGCCATCAACGAGCGCTGTCAGACGTCGGATCCGGACATCTACGCGATCGGCGAGTGCGCGAGCTATAACAGCCAGCTCTACGGCCTGGTGGCGCCCGGCTACCACATGGCCAAGGTCGCGGTCGACGCCATCACCGGGGGGAAGGAGACCTTCGGCGGCTTCGACATGAGCACGAAGCTCAAGCTGATGGGCGTGGACGTCGCGAGCTTCGGCGACGCGTTCGCGACCCAGCAGGGCGCGCGCGTGCTCAGCTTCATGAACGCGACGTCGAACGTCTACAAGAAGCTCGTCGTCAGCTCGGACGGCAAGCTCCTCCTCGGCGGCATCCTCGTCGGCGACGCCGCGAACTACGGTCAGCTGCTCCAGCTCGTGCAGAACAAGATCGTCCTCCCGCCGCACCCGGAGGATCTCATCGTCACGGCGCGGGACGGCGCGAAGCCGGCGGGCCTCGGCGTCGACGCGCTGCCCGACACCGCGATGATCTGCTCGTGCCTGAACGTCACGAAGAAGGCCATCTGCTCGGCCATCTGCGACGACAAGCACGTCACGGTCGCCGGCATCAAGGGGCACACCAAGGCCGGCACGGGCTGCGGCTCGTGCACCACGCTGATCTCCGACATCCTGAAGAAGGAGCTCAAGAAGGCCGGCGTCGCGGTCAACAACTACATCTGCGAGCACTTCAACCACTCGCGCCAGGAGCTCTATCACCTCGTCCGGATCCACCAGATCAAGACCTTCGACGACCTGGTCGCCCGCCACGGCCAGGGCAAGGGCTGCGAGATCTGCAAGCCCGCGGTGGCGTCGATCCTCGCGTCGACGTGGAACGAGCACATCCTGAACAAGAAGCACCTCCCGCTGCAGGACACGAACGATCGGTACCTGGCCAACGTCCAGCGGGACGGCACCTACTCGGTGGTCCCGCGCGTGGCGGGCGGCGAGATCACGCCGGATCAGCTCATCGCCCTCGGGGTGGTCGCGAAGAAGTACAACCTGTACTCGAAGATCACCGGCGGCCAGCGCGTGGACCTGTTCGGCGCGCGGCTGGAGCAGCTGCCCGACATCTGGCGCGAGCTCATCGCCGCCGGCTTCGAGTCGGGGCACGCGTACGGCAAGGCGCTGCGCACCGTGAAGTCGTGCGTGGGCAGCACCTGGTGCCGCTACGGCGTGCAGGACTCGGTGGGCTTCGCGGTCGCGGTCGAGAACCGCTACAAGGGGCTGCGCAGCCCCCACAAGCTGAAGTCCGCGGTGTCCGGCTGCGCGCGCGAGTGCGCCGAGGCGCAGGGCAAGGACTTCGGCATCATCGCGACGGAGAAGGGCTATAACCTCTACCTCTGCGGCAACGGCGGGATGAAGCCGCAGCACGCCCAGCTCTTCGCCTCGGATCTCGACGAGGCGACGCTCATCAAGTACCTCGACCGGTTCCTGATGTTCTACATCCGCACGGCGGACCGGCTCCAGCGCACGTCGGTGTGGTTCAACAACCTCGAGGGCGGCATGGATTACCTCCGCCAGGTCATCATCGAGGACTCGCTCGGGATCTGCGATGAGCTGGAGAAGGAGATGGCCCACCTCATCGCCACCTACGAGTGCGAGTGGAAGGCCGCTGTCAACGACCCCGAGAAGCTCAAGCAGTTCCGCCAGTTCGTGAACGTCGGCGAGCGCGACCGGAGCATCGTGTTCGTCAGCGAGCGCGCGCAGCACCGCCCCGCGGCGTGGCAGGAGAAGTCGAACCTCGTCGAGGAGATGATCTGA
- a CDS encoding ATP-binding protein → MSAGEPSVTMEAEQLQRLLDALPALISYIDSDERYGIVNRAYERWFGEDSGSVVGRHVREVIGDAAYASVKPHIAAVLAGRPQDFESALTYPKGGRRHVRIQYIPHLGAGGDVRGFFVLVSDVSEQKRAEDARRFLADASAALDPAQGRDAGFRRVAALAVTSVAELCAVHTLEPDGSVHARVVAHADPAKAELAARLARRSRTRPEPGTPPSPLHEVLHGGHGRLLPDLAGHALADADHIAALRELGCRSAMIVPIRGDGCVLAALTLASAEVADRTSGAADLAFAEELAQRIEVALQRVRLYDMARDAESEARRRFLAEQEARRAAERAAQRMAGLQRITAALADALTSEAVAQVVVDVGVAAAGAYGGAIVVTAGDELECLKAAGYEGDTVERFRQMPRDAALPLTDALRTGAPVWLRSREECSARYPHIVSTALSGATQSLCCLPLVVQERPIGVLGLSFAEPRPFDREEQEFLVAVSRQCAQAMERARLHEERAAFVERERRVALENARLYREAHEADRRKDEFIAMLSHELRNPLAPLTTGLELLQMSAQMSAGERADRDDRHILATLERQVKTIVRLVDDLLDVSRITRGKIDLKRERLDVASVIETAVESVRPLLVHRGHDLVLSVDPGVFVHGDRVRLEQIVVNLLNNAIKYTNPGGRVSLACAAIAGDARIQVTDTGVGISAELLPRVFEPFMQARRTLDRSQGGLGIGLTLVKRLAELHGGRVEALSAGHGEGTAISVWLPLAGPPSAPAEAPPPPAPPPALEAAPGRSGARALQVLVVDDNVDAAEGLRRILQLHGHAVSVVHDGPAALEAARASKPELVLLDIGLPGMDGYEVVRRLRAEPELTRSYIAAVSGYGQDQDRRRSREAGFDAHLTKPVATAQLLSLLAEAAPRG, encoded by the coding sequence ATGAGCGCAGGCGAGCCGAGCGTGACGATGGAAGCCGAGCAGCTCCAGCGCTTGCTGGACGCCCTCCCGGCGCTCATCTCGTATATCGACAGCGACGAGCGCTACGGCATCGTCAACCGGGCCTACGAGCGCTGGTTCGGCGAAGACAGCGGCTCCGTCGTCGGCCGGCACGTGCGCGAGGTGATCGGCGACGCCGCCTACGCCTCCGTGAAGCCGCACATCGCCGCGGTGCTCGCCGGGCGGCCGCAAGACTTCGAGTCGGCGCTCACCTACCCAAAGGGCGGCCGGCGCCACGTGCGCATCCAGTACATTCCCCACCTCGGGGCGGGCGGCGACGTGCGCGGCTTCTTCGTGCTCGTCTCGGACGTCAGCGAGCAGAAGCGCGCCGAGGACGCGCGGCGCTTCCTGGCCGACGCGTCGGCCGCGCTCGATCCGGCGCAGGGCCGCGACGCGGGCTTCCGGCGCGTCGCGGCCCTCGCGGTCACCTCGGTGGCCGAGCTGTGCGCCGTCCACACGCTCGAACCCGACGGCTCCGTCCACGCGCGCGTCGTCGCGCACGCCGATCCCGCCAAGGCAGAGCTCGCCGCCCGGCTGGCCCGGCGCAGCCGCACCCGGCCGGAGCCCGGGACGCCGCCGTCGCCGCTCCACGAGGTGCTCCACGGCGGCCACGGCCGGCTCCTCCCCGACCTCGCCGGCCACGCGCTGGCCGACGCGGATCACATCGCCGCCCTGCGCGAGCTCGGCTGCCGCTCCGCGATGATCGTGCCCATCCGCGGCGACGGGTGTGTCCTCGCGGCGCTCACGCTCGCGTCCGCGGAGGTGGCGGATCGCACCTCCGGCGCCGCCGATCTCGCCTTCGCCGAGGAGCTCGCGCAGCGCATCGAGGTGGCCTTGCAGCGCGTGCGCCTCTACGACATGGCCCGCGACGCCGAGTCCGAGGCGCGGCGGCGCTTCCTCGCCGAGCAGGAGGCGCGCCGGGCCGCCGAGCGCGCGGCGCAGCGCATGGCCGGCCTCCAGCGGATCACGGCGGCGCTCGCCGACGCGCTCACCAGCGAGGCCGTGGCGCAGGTCGTCGTCGACGTCGGCGTCGCCGCCGCGGGCGCGTACGGCGGGGCCATCGTCGTGACGGCGGGCGACGAGCTCGAGTGCCTCAAGGCGGCCGGCTACGAGGGTGACACCGTCGAGCGCTTCCGGCAGATGCCCCGCGACGCCGCGCTCCCGCTCACCGACGCGCTGCGGACCGGCGCGCCCGTCTGGCTGCGCTCGCGCGAGGAGTGCTCCGCCCGCTACCCGCACATCGTGAGCACCGCGCTGTCCGGCGCGACCCAGTCGCTCTGCTGTCTCCCGCTCGTGGTCCAGGAGCGGCCCATCGGCGTGCTCGGGCTGAGCTTCGCGGAGCCGCGCCCGTTCGACCGGGAAGAGCAGGAGTTCCTCGTCGCGGTGTCGCGCCAGTGCGCGCAGGCCATGGAGCGCGCCCGCCTGCACGAGGAGCGCGCCGCCTTCGTCGAGCGCGAGCGGCGCGTCGCCCTCGAGAACGCCCGGCTCTACCGCGAGGCCCACGAGGCGGACCGGCGCAAGGACGAGTTCATCGCCATGCTGTCGCACGAGCTCCGCAACCCGCTGGCGCCCCTCACCACCGGCCTCGAGCTCTTGCAAATGAGCGCCCAGATGAGCGCCGGCGAGCGCGCGGATCGCGACGATAGGCACATCCTGGCGACCCTCGAGCGGCAGGTGAAGACGATCGTCCGGCTCGTCGACGATCTCCTCGACGTCTCCAGGATCACGCGGGGCAAGATCGACCTGAAGCGGGAGCGGCTCGACGTCGCCTCGGTGATCGAGACCGCCGTCGAGTCGGTCCGCCCGCTGCTCGTCCACCGCGGGCACGATCTCGTCCTGTCGGTGGATCCGGGCGTCTTCGTGCACGGCGACCGCGTGCGGCTCGAGCAGATCGTCGTGAACCTCCTCAACAACGCGATCAAGTACACGAACCCCGGCGGCCGCGTCTCGCTCGCCTGCGCCGCGATCGCCGGCGACGCGCGGATCCAGGTGACCGACACCGGCGTCGGCATCTCCGCCGAGCTGCTCCCGCGCGTCTTCGAGCCGTTCATGCAGGCCCGGCGCACGCTGGACCGCTCCCAGGGCGGCCTCGGGATCGGGCTCACGCTGGTCAAGCGGCTCGCCGAGCTGCACGGCGGCCGCGTCGAAGCGCTGAGCGCGGGCCACGGCGAGGGGACGGCCATCAGCGTCTGGCTCCCGCTCGCGGGCCCGCCGAGCGCGCCGGCCGAAGCCCCCCCTCCGCCAGCGCCTCCGCCGGCGCTCGAGGCCGCCCCTGGGCGCTCCGGGGCGCGCGCCCTCCAGGTCCTCGTCGTCGACGACAACGTCGACGCCGCCGAGGGCCTCCGGCGCATCCTCCAGCTCCACGGCCACGCCGTCTCGGTGGTCCACGACGGCCCGGCGGCGCTCGAGGCCGCGCGCGCGTCGAAGCCCGAGCTCGTCTTGCTCGATATCGGCCTTCCCGGGATGGACGGCTACGAGGTCGTCCGGCGCCTGCGCGCCGAGCCCGAGCTCACGCGCTCCTACATCGCCGCCGTCTCCGGTTACGGTCAAGACCAGGACCGCCGCCGCTCGCGCGAAGCCGGCTTCGACGCGCACCTCACCAAGCCGGTCGCGACGGCGCAGCTCCTGTCCTTGCTCGCCGAAGCCGCCCCACGAGGCTGA
- a CDS encoding ketopantoate reductase family protein, with product MRILVVGAGAVGGYFGARLTLAGEDVTFVARGAHAEAMRSRGLILRTPSGELRTPPLRVVELDGARGPFDLALIAVKSPSLAAVSAKLPGLLAADGLAAPLLNGLDSEDVVARDVGAPRVIAAIAYMSSGVAAPGEIETLAPTRAGLAPYRPGQEARVEATAALLERAGIPVRRGADHRAMLWEKMVWNAPFNAICALTGQRAGVVAERMEDLTRTAMLEVISVARAEGAEISEATADAMLALTRSEFPLTEPSMLQDVRAGRATEVDILQGAVVERGRQAGVDTPVLRTLATLVRGLSPRASAPSAGR from the coding sequence ATGCGGATCCTCGTCGTGGGCGCGGGCGCGGTGGGCGGCTATTTCGGGGCGCGGCTCACGCTCGCTGGGGAGGACGTCACCTTCGTCGCGCGGGGCGCGCACGCCGAGGCGATGCGGTCCCGCGGGCTCATCCTCCGCACGCCGTCCGGCGAGCTGCGCACTCCGCCCCTCCGTGTCGTCGAGCTCGACGGGGCGCGCGGGCCGTTCGATCTCGCGCTCATCGCCGTGAAATCGCCGTCGCTCGCCGCGGTGAGCGCCAAGCTGCCCGGGCTGCTCGCCGCGGACGGCCTCGCCGCGCCCCTCCTGAACGGGCTCGACTCCGAGGACGTGGTCGCGCGCGACGTCGGCGCGCCGCGCGTGATCGCCGCGATCGCGTACATGTCCTCGGGCGTGGCCGCGCCTGGCGAGATCGAGACGCTCGCGCCGACGCGCGCCGGGCTCGCGCCCTACCGGCCTGGGCAGGAGGCGCGGGTCGAGGCAACCGCCGCGCTGCTCGAGCGCGCGGGCATCCCGGTCCGCCGCGGGGCGGACCACCGCGCCATGCTCTGGGAGAAGATGGTCTGGAACGCCCCCTTCAATGCGATCTGCGCGCTGACCGGCCAGCGCGCCGGCGTGGTCGCGGAGCGGATGGAGGACCTCACCCGCACGGCGATGCTCGAGGTGATCTCGGTCGCGCGGGCGGAAGGGGCGGAGATCTCCGAGGCGACCGCGGACGCGATGCTCGCCCTCACGCGCTCGGAGTTCCCGCTCACCGAGCCCTCGATGCTGCAGGACGTGCGGGCCGGCCGCGCGACGGAGGTCGATATCCTCCAGGGCGCGGTGGTCGAGCGCGGGCGCCAGGCCGGGGTCGACACCCCGGTGCTGCGCACGCTGGCGACCCTCGTCCGCGGCCTGTCGCCGCGGGCGAGCGCGCCCTCTGCGGGCCGATAA
- a CDS encoding DUF488 domain-containing protein produces MDTLFTIGHGTRSVEELVELLGEGPADTLVDVRRFPGSSRSPHLGRAALAEALPRLGVTYVFRGDALGGRRTGRADSPHVAWENPSFRAYADHMETAAFQRALSELEAEARAGRRMALLCAETLWWRCHRRLIADALVARGLTVVHLLGPGTRTPHQLNPAARPDGAGHLIYDVGAQRALPLGGPNRRAVR; encoded by the coding sequence GTGGACACCCTCTTCACCATCGGCCACGGCACCCGCAGCGTGGAGGAGCTCGTCGAGCTGCTCGGCGAGGGGCCGGCCGACACGCTGGTCGACGTCCGGAGGTTCCCTGGATCGAGCCGCTCCCCTCACCTCGGCCGCGCTGCGCTCGCCGAGGCGCTGCCTCGGCTCGGGGTGACCTACGTCTTCCGCGGCGACGCCCTCGGCGGGCGGCGGACGGGGCGGGCCGACTCGCCGCACGTCGCCTGGGAGAACCCGAGCTTCCGGGCCTACGCCGATCACATGGAGACCGCCGCGTTCCAGCGCGCGCTCTCCGAGCTCGAGGCGGAAGCGCGCGCTGGACGGCGAATGGCCCTCCTGTGCGCCGAGACGCTCTGGTGGCGGTGTCACCGCCGCCTCATCGCCGACGCCCTCGTCGCGCGCGGGCTCACGGTCGTCCACCTGCTCGGCCCCGGCACGCGGACCCCGCACCAGCTGAACCCCGCAGCCCGGCCCGACGGCGCCGGCCACCTGATCTACGACGTCGGCGCGCAGCGCGCGCTGCCGCTCGGAGGCCCTAACCGGAGGGCCGTGCGGTAG